One segment of Microbacterium arborescens DNA contains the following:
- a CDS encoding GTP-binding protein: MTTHLAVTGVCSAERRRYARLCVIAGRHRALRVIDLASDADPAHIHATVHGMPSLCVLDARHAMDDLRDEAPLRRTVPHGDGRADVGARARLAAQLIEAASAVVIVNWERMPTADLSILMALASHLAPTARIRLSRGVVDDLSALGFGTTLPLRDAGDRAGWTRALNGEHDPFLTDRRVATMRYEQLRPFHPGRLVLALDLLDSGSCGLVLRSVGVCRLATRPNVPARWEQAGSAMWIDPIEAGHGLDDVGQDIALTGVDLNTAAVRHVLDAAVLDDAELSAGPTAWRRLSDPLPEWNVAVGSEDPTAD, translated from the coding sequence GTGACCACTCATCTCGCCGTCACCGGCGTCTGCAGCGCCGAACGCCGTCGTTACGCCCGTCTGTGCGTCATCGCCGGGCGCCATCGCGCCCTCCGCGTCATCGACCTCGCCAGCGACGCCGACCCGGCCCACATCCACGCCACCGTCCACGGAATGCCCTCGCTCTGCGTGCTGGATGCCCGCCATGCGATGGACGACCTGCGCGACGAGGCACCGCTGCGTCGGACCGTCCCGCACGGAGACGGGCGAGCAGACGTCGGAGCACGGGCGCGGCTGGCGGCGCAGCTGATCGAGGCGGCGAGCGCCGTCGTGATCGTCAACTGGGAGCGGATGCCGACGGCCGACCTGTCGATCCTCATGGCACTCGCGTCACACCTGGCACCGACCGCCCGCATCCGACTCAGCCGCGGCGTCGTCGACGACCTCTCCGCACTGGGCTTCGGCACCACCCTTCCGCTGCGCGACGCGGGCGACCGCGCCGGATGGACGCGTGCTCTCAACGGCGAGCACGATCCGTTCCTGACCGATCGACGCGTTGCGACGATGCGCTACGAGCAGTTGCGCCCGTTCCACCCCGGCCGGCTCGTGCTGGCTCTCGATCTGCTCGATTCCGGCTCGTGCGGACTGGTCCTGCGATCGGTCGGGGTCTGCCGTCTCGCGACGCGGCCGAATGTTCCCGCGCGGTGGGAGCAGGCTGGTTCGGCCATGTGGATCGACCCGATCGAGGCCGGCCACGGACTCGACGACGTCGGCCAGGACATCGCGCTGACGGGCGTCGACCTGAACACCGCAGCTGTTCGGCACGTCCTGGATGCTGCCGTGCTCGACGACGCGGAGCTGTCGGCGGGTCCGACGGCCTGGCGACGGCTGTCCGACCCCCTGCCCGAATGGAACGTGGCGGTCGGG
- the ykgO gene encoding type B 50S ribosomal protein L36, protein MKVRASIKSLKNQPGAQVVRRRGRVYVINKLNPRFKGRQG, encoded by the coding sequence GTGAAGGTTCGCGCATCCATCAAGTCGCTGAAGAATCAGCCCGGCGCGCAGGTCGTGCGTCGCCGTGGCCGCGTATACGTCATCAACAAGCTCAACCCGCGGTTCAAAGGGCGTCAGGGCTGA
- a CDS encoding isocitrate lyase/PEP mutase family protein: MSTPAERAQTLSALHAAPEILRVVNVWDVVSAEAILALPETRAIATAGHSIAASFGYEDGTDIPLEIVLDMVGRIVSVAGDVPVSADLDAGFGDPGETTRRAIGVGIVGANVEDRLQPLADSVRAVEAIVRAGESEGVPFALNARTDAFVRAGDRSTEESIADAIERGRAYLDAGADLVFVPGILDADITRRLVDGLGERKLSVIGLPGALTAKEYEDLGVARISYGPTTQRVALTALQDVAQQLYANGVIPPSTRPLN, from the coding sequence ATGAGCACCCCCGCTGAGCGAGCCCAGACCCTGTCCGCACTCCATGCCGCGCCCGAGATCCTCCGGGTGGTGAACGTGTGGGACGTGGTGTCGGCCGAGGCCATCCTGGCTCTGCCCGAGACGCGCGCGATCGCCACCGCCGGTCACTCGATCGCCGCGTCGTTCGGGTACGAGGACGGCACCGACATCCCGCTCGAGATCGTGCTCGACATGGTGGGCCGCATCGTCTCGGTGGCCGGCGACGTCCCGGTGTCGGCCGACCTCGACGCCGGCTTCGGCGACCCCGGTGAGACGACGCGCCGGGCCATCGGCGTGGGCATCGTCGGAGCCAACGTCGAAGACCGCCTGCAGCCTCTCGCGGACTCGGTCCGCGCGGTCGAGGCCATCGTCCGGGCGGGGGAGTCCGAGGGTGTCCCGTTCGCCCTCAACGCCCGCACCGACGCCTTCGTGCGCGCGGGCGACCGTTCGACCGAGGAATCGATCGCCGACGCCATCGAGCGTGGTCGCGCCTACCTCGACGCCGGCGCCGATCTGGTCTTCGTTCCGGGTATCCTCGACGCCGACATCACCCGGCGCCTCGTCGACGGCCTCGGAGAGCGCAAGCTCAGCGTGATCGGGCTGCCGGGTGCGCTGACGGCCAAGGAGTACGAAGACCTCGGGGTCGCCCGCATCTCGTACGGCCCGACGACGCAGCGCGTGGCGCTGACGGCGCTGCAGGACGTCGCCCAGCAGCTCTACGCCAACGGGGTCATCCCGCCCTCGACGCGTCCGCTGAACTAG
- a CDS encoding SDR family oxidoreductase produces the protein MTILITGASGQLGHLVVEALLARGVSPDTIVAGARDLTKLADLADRGVRTARVDYDDPASLNAALADVESVLLISASEPGKRFAGHKNVIDAAAAANVSKLVYTSAPKATTFEWALGAEHKATEEAIAASGVPAVIVRNNWYIENYLPDVQRAAESGVIAASVGEGLIAAASRADFAEGAAVVLLEDGRIGEVYEFAGDTRIDYDAVAAGAAEVLGRDVAYVRVSTDDHIAALEGAGLDADTARFVAGIDTGIREGVLDVDDHTLSRLIGRPTTSFADGLRAALA, from the coding sequence ATGACCATCCTCATCACCGGAGCGAGCGGACAGCTCGGCCACCTCGTCGTCGAGGCCCTGCTCGCCCGCGGCGTCTCCCCCGACACCATCGTGGCCGGCGCGCGCGACCTCACGAAGCTCGCCGACCTCGCGGACCGCGGAGTGCGCACCGCCCGTGTCGACTACGACGATCCCGCCTCGCTGAACGCCGCGTTGGCAGATGTCGAGAGCGTGCTGCTCATCTCGGCATCGGAACCGGGCAAGCGGTTCGCGGGCCACAAGAACGTCATCGACGCGGCTGCGGCGGCGAACGTGTCGAAGCTCGTCTACACCAGCGCCCCGAAGGCGACGACCTTCGAGTGGGCGCTGGGCGCCGAGCACAAGGCGACCGAGGAGGCGATCGCCGCGAGCGGCGTCCCCGCCGTGATCGTGCGCAACAACTGGTACATCGAGAACTATCTGCCCGACGTCCAGCGGGCCGCCGAGAGCGGCGTCATCGCGGCATCTGTCGGCGAGGGCCTCATCGCCGCCGCTTCGCGCGCCGACTTCGCCGAGGGGGCCGCTGTCGTCCTCCTCGAGGACGGTCGCATCGGTGAGGTCTACGAGTTCGCCGGTGACACCCGCATCGATTACGACGCCGTCGCCGCCGGAGCGGCCGAGGTGCTCGGTCGCGACGTCGCGTATGTCCGCGTCTCGACGGACGACCACATCGCCGCGCTGGAAGGCGCCGGGCTGGATGCCGACACCGCCCGATTCGTCGCGGGGATCGACACCGGCATCCGCGAGGGCGTTCTCGATGTGGACGACCACACCCTCTCGCGCCTCATCGGACGACCGACGACGTCGTTCGCCGACGGGCTTCGCGCCGCACTCGCCTGA
- a CDS encoding winged helix-turn-helix transcriptional regulator, with protein sequence MTVSFAQIRATSDQIFTENCPTRVVLDHVMSKWGVLVLLALTDGTARWGELRRSVAGISEKMLASTLRTLEADGIVSRTAYPEVPPRVEYALTERGDELMERMMPLMEWIAAHADEIVERRG encoded by the coding sequence ATGACAGTGAGTTTCGCGCAGATCCGGGCGACGTCCGATCAGATCTTCACCGAGAACTGTCCGACGCGCGTCGTGCTCGACCACGTCATGAGCAAATGGGGCGTGCTCGTGCTGCTCGCGCTCACCGACGGAACCGCGCGATGGGGTGAGCTCCGCCGCTCCGTCGCGGGCATCAGCGAGAAGATGCTCGCCTCGACGTTGCGCACGCTGGAGGCCGACGGCATCGTGAGCCGCACCGCCTACCCCGAGGTTCCGCCTCGCGTGGAGTATGCGCTGACCGAACGCGGCGATGAGCTGATGGAGCGCATGATGCCGCTCATGGAGTGGATCGCGGCCCACGCGGACGAGATCGTCGAACGTCGGGGTTGA
- a CDS encoding PadR family transcriptional regulator gives MSGTFPTGGFGSRDNIFGGRGGFNVSDLGNNVFEAFDQLKSTFEQKVNTRVGRGDVRAAVLALLAEQPMHGYQIIHEIEERSGGSWKPSAGSVYPTLQLLADEGLVSAEESNGRKTYSLTEAGRAAAGEAGEKSAPWEGTSRDHSRVTALPKAGVELAQAAAQVGRSGSPEQVQQAVEILDDARRKLYALLAQA, from the coding sequence ATGAGCGGAACATTCCCCACCGGCGGTTTCGGCAGCCGTGACAACATCTTCGGCGGTCGGGGCGGCTTCAACGTCTCCGACCTCGGAAACAACGTGTTCGAAGCCTTCGACCAGTTGAAGTCGACCTTCGAGCAGAAGGTGAACACCCGGGTGGGACGCGGCGACGTCCGTGCCGCCGTGCTCGCCCTCCTCGCCGAGCAGCCCATGCACGGCTACCAGATCATCCACGAGATCGAAGAGCGCAGCGGCGGTTCGTGGAAGCCGAGTGCCGGATCGGTCTATCCGACGCTCCAGCTGCTCGCTGACGAGGGACTCGTGAGCGCGGAGGAGTCCAACGGTCGCAAGACCTACTCGCTCACCGAGGCCGGCCGCGCGGCGGCGGGCGAGGCGGGCGAGAAGTCCGCCCCGTGGGAAGGCACGAGCCGCGACCACAGCCGGGTGACAGCGCTGCCCAAGGCAGGAGTCGAGCTGGCGCAGGCCGCCGCTCAGGTCGGCCGCAGCGGATCGCCCGAGCAGGTTCAGCAGGCCGTCGAGATCCTCGACGACGCGCGTCGCAAGCTGTACGCCCTGCTCGCGCAGGCCTGA
- a CDS encoding ABC1 kinase family protein produces MASADPHRVASPGTLAAPGDARARARYRRILRFAARALVQTWWFEIVLPRFGLERIAERGRTARLRRLARRFHMLAVELGGLMIKVGQFMSSRLDVLPPEITTELAGLQDEVPPVPFDQIRTAAESELGMPLRDAYASFDEEPVAAASLGQAHRARLTPEQAVDAGFTDVIVKVQRPGIQTIVDVDLAALRRIARWLRRIRLVSRRADMPALVEEFAVTSLEEIDYRHEAANAERFREKFADNPRVAVPEIAWERSTSRVLTLADVTAIKVTDVEGLRAAGIDPHDVAGVFASVMFDQFFGFGFFHADPHPGNVFVTPVPPDQRREGRPDWLLTFIDFGMMGEISSSTREALRTVLVAAAARDGRGLVAGISQVGALLPSADVRELERAMTQLFARFGGMGFAELKQVDPREFRDFAGEFGELARALPFQLPENFLLVVRAASLTSGVCTSIDPAFNLWDAVEPYAARLLREERGDLMRDVARRAMGLADVTMRLPQRLDGLITHLEDGNLDFDSGRLERRMSRLERLGRRAVSGILFAGLLVAGVLMRPDDETFGTVLMALSALPLLHVVFAGFFGPRD; encoded by the coding sequence GTGGCCTCGGCCGACCCGCATCGCGTCGCGTCACCCGGCACCCTCGCGGCGCCGGGTGACGCTCGCGCGCGTGCGCGCTATCGCCGCATCCTGCGATTCGCCGCTCGCGCACTGGTGCAGACGTGGTGGTTCGAGATCGTCCTGCCGCGCTTCGGTCTCGAGCGGATCGCCGAACGCGGGCGTACGGCGCGGCTGCGCCGGCTGGCGCGCCGATTCCACATGCTCGCGGTCGAGCTCGGCGGGCTCATGATCAAGGTCGGGCAGTTCATGTCGTCCCGGCTCGACGTCCTGCCCCCGGAGATCACCACCGAGCTGGCCGGACTGCAGGACGAGGTGCCGCCGGTGCCCTTCGACCAGATCCGGACGGCCGCCGAGTCGGAGCTCGGGATGCCGCTGCGCGACGCCTACGCGTCATTTGACGAAGAGCCGGTGGCCGCGGCATCCCTCGGGCAGGCCCATCGTGCCCGACTCACGCCCGAGCAGGCCGTCGATGCCGGGTTCACCGACGTCATCGTGAAGGTGCAGCGCCCCGGCATCCAGACGATCGTCGACGTCGATCTCGCCGCGCTCCGGCGCATCGCCCGTTGGCTCCGGCGCATCCGCCTGGTCTCTCGCCGCGCGGACATGCCCGCACTCGTCGAGGAGTTCGCCGTCACGAGCCTCGAAGAGATCGATTATCGTCACGAGGCGGCCAACGCCGAGCGTTTCCGCGAGAAGTTCGCCGACAACCCCCGGGTCGCCGTTCCCGAGATCGCGTGGGAGCGCTCGACGTCGCGCGTACTGACCCTCGCCGACGTCACCGCGATCAAGGTCACGGACGTCGAGGGGCTACGGGCCGCGGGCATCGATCCCCACGACGTGGCCGGCGTGTTCGCCTCGGTGATGTTCGACCAGTTCTTCGGCTTCGGCTTCTTCCATGCCGATCCGCATCCCGGCAACGTCTTCGTGACGCCTGTGCCCCCCGATCAGCGGCGCGAGGGCCGGCCCGACTGGCTGCTCACGTTCATCGACTTCGGGATGATGGGCGAGATCTCTTCCTCGACGCGAGAAGCTCTGCGAACCGTCCTCGTCGCCGCGGCGGCGCGCGACGGCCGCGGGCTCGTCGCCGGGATCTCGCAGGTCGGCGCACTGTTGCCCTCCGCCGACGTCCGCGAGCTCGAGCGAGCGATGACCCAGCTCTTCGCCCGCTTCGGCGGCATGGGGTTCGCTGAACTGAAACAAGTCGATCCCCGTGAGTTCCGCGATTTCGCAGGGGAGTTCGGTGAGCTCGCACGCGCGCTGCCGTTCCAGCTGCCCGAGAACTTCCTGCTCGTCGTGCGAGCGGCATCGCTCACCTCGGGCGTCTGCACGTCGATCGATCCCGCATTCAACCTCTGGGATGCCGTGGAGCCGTACGCCGCTCGGCTTCTCCGCGAGGAACGCGGCGATCTCATGCGCGATGTGGCGCGGCGTGCGATGGGGCTCGCCGACGTCACGATGCGCCTGCCGCAGCGGCTCGACGGCCTCATCACGCATCTCGAGGACGGCAACCTCGACTTCGACAGCGGCCGGCTCGAACGGCGGATGTCGCGTCTGGAACGACTGGGACGCCGAGCGGTCTCGGGAATCCTCTTCGCCGGCCTGCTCGTGGCAGGAGTGCTCATGCGCCCCGACGACGAGACGTTCGGGACAGTGCTGATGGCGCTGTCGGCGTTGCCGTTGCTGCACGTCGTCTTCGCCGGGTTCTTCGGCCCGCGCGACTGA
- a CDS encoding NUDIX hydrolase: MPLDPSGTGARDQLAALAARLGRPASGAGPAGDVAAAPGTRAAAVLVLFGVLDDRPSAHAPEGALSRELDVLLLSRATTLRSHPGQVALPGGRVDPGDVDVVAAALREAREETGLDTEGVEVLGALPPVPLEYSRHLVTPVLAWWRRPSPVRVVDVAESAAVFRAPVADLLAPANRGVTVLRRDGSEWRGPGFVVRQDAAEFLVWGFTAMLLDGLFTELGWTQAWDTERELPLPPP; the protein is encoded by the coding sequence ATGCCCCTCGACCCCTCGGGAACGGGCGCGCGCGACCAGCTCGCCGCGCTCGCCGCGCGTCTCGGACGCCCGGCGTCCGGCGCGGGCCCGGCCGGTGACGTGGCGGCGGCTCCCGGCACGCGGGCCGCCGCCGTGCTCGTGCTGTTCGGCGTCCTCGACGACCGCCCGAGCGCTCACGCGCCCGAGGGCGCGCTCTCGCGTGAGCTCGACGTCCTGCTGCTCTCGCGCGCGACGACGCTCCGGTCGCACCCGGGTCAGGTGGCGCTGCCGGGCGGGCGGGTCGATCCCGGTGACGTCGACGTCGTCGCCGCGGCACTGCGCGAAGCGCGCGAGGAGACCGGCCTCGACACCGAAGGCGTGGAGGTTCTCGGAGCCCTTCCGCCGGTGCCCTTGGAGTACTCCCGTCACCTCGTGACCCCCGTCCTGGCATGGTGGCGTCGCCCGTCGCCGGTGCGCGTGGTCGACGTGGCCGAGTCCGCCGCGGTCTTCCGCGCTCCCGTCGCCGACCTGCTCGCGCCGGCGAATCGAGGCGTCACGGTGCTGCGACGCGACGGCTCCGAATGGCGGGGACCGGGCTTCGTCGTGCGTCAGGATGCCGCCGAGTTCCTCGTCTGGGGCTTCACCGCCATGCTCCTCGACGGCCTGTTCACCGAGCTCGGCTGGACCCAGGCCTGGGACACCGAGCGGGAGCTGCCCCTCCCGCCCCCGTGA
- a CDS encoding SLC13 family permease, producing MDPIVATFLILAAAIIAFLSARVPLEVVAVGVALALWATGVLTLPQAFAGFGDPTVLFIASLFIVATALETSGVTRIVGAVILARAGTRRGRILIWVGGIVAILTALISINGAVAALIPVAAVVARRSGLPPSQLMIPLAYIASSASLLTLTGTPVNVVVSELADSEAGRPFGFFEFALVGLPLVAATIAIVVLLGPRLLPHHGPEPAPDHHTEREAETLSLVPEAVRTGAIRTQRPTRLHRGSRRTLAVTAVMVALLATGAVPPAVAGLLAAGALILFRVVKLPDLYHGVSWTTLVLIAGMIPLSVAFLETGAADVVADGMLAVVGQADPHLALIVVCVVVIVLGQFISNVATVLIVAPVATSIAITLEVSALPFLMALTVAGASSFLTPVATPVNLMVMTPGGYRFGDYWRLGLPLSVLFLLAAVFYVPLIWRF from the coding sequence GTGGACCCGATCGTCGCGACTTTCCTGATCCTCGCCGCAGCGATCATCGCGTTCCTCTCGGCGCGGGTGCCGCTCGAGGTCGTGGCCGTGGGTGTCGCGCTCGCGCTGTGGGCCACGGGGGTGCTCACCCTCCCCCAGGCGTTCGCCGGCTTCGGCGATCCCACGGTGCTGTTCATCGCGAGCCTGTTCATCGTCGCGACGGCCCTCGAGACGAGCGGCGTCACCCGGATCGTCGGTGCCGTGATCCTCGCGCGCGCCGGTACGCGGCGTGGCCGCATCCTGATCTGGGTCGGCGGGATCGTCGCGATCCTCACCGCGCTGATCAGCATCAATGGCGCCGTCGCCGCGCTCATCCCCGTCGCAGCCGTGGTCGCACGCCGATCGGGACTGCCCCCTTCGCAGCTCATGATCCCGCTGGCATACATCGCCTCATCGGCCTCTCTGCTCACGCTGACGGGAACGCCCGTGAACGTGGTGGTGTCCGAGCTCGCGGATTCCGAGGCCGGCCGCCCCTTCGGCTTCTTCGAGTTCGCACTCGTCGGGCTCCCGCTCGTCGCGGCCACGATCGCGATCGTCGTGCTGCTCGGCCCACGGCTGCTGCCGCATCACGGGCCGGAGCCCGCCCCCGACCATCACACGGAGCGCGAGGCCGAGACCCTCTCGCTGGTTCCCGAGGCCGTGCGCACCGGAGCCATCCGCACCCAGCGACCCACCCGGCTGCACCGTGGCTCGCGGCGCACGCTCGCCGTCACCGCCGTGATGGTCGCGCTGCTGGCCACCGGCGCCGTTCCGCCCGCCGTCGCCGGTCTCCTCGCCGCCGGAGCGCTCATCCTCTTCCGAGTCGTGAAGCTTCCCGACCTCTACCACGGGGTGTCGTGGACCACTCTCGTGCTCATCGCCGGCATGATCCCGCTGTCGGTGGCTTTTCTCGAGACGGGCGCCGCCGACGTCGTGGCCGACGGCATGCTCGCCGTCGTCGGGCAGGCCGACCCGCACCTGGCGCTCATCGTCGTCTGCGTCGTGGTGATCGTGCTCGGACAGTTCATCTCGAACGTCGCCACCGTGCTCATCGTCGCCCCGGTCGCGACGTCGATAGCCATCACCCTCGAGGTCAGCGCGCTGCCGTTCCTCATGGCCCTCACCGTCGCCGGAGCGTCATCGTTCCTGACCCCTGTGGCCACCCCGGTCAATCTCATGGTGATGACCCCCGGCGGTTATCGGTTCGGCGACTACTGGCGGCTGGGTCTCCCCCTGAGCGTCCTGTTCCTGCTCGCGGCCGTGTTCTACGTACCGCTCATCTGGCGATTCTGA
- a CDS encoding serine hydrolase, giving the protein MSSPIDTPPPRPSAASRRRSAAAVAVAAATAAVLSACSADPAPAATSAPSATPVEIPVTPVGDQVRWVMDEINADAATDIEDIETHFDAAALEQLPPAQLQEVFAQMQAAAPWTAVGYDGVETEARVTIESAQVTYDMSISVTPDARIQMLLFSPPQPERTPAASWDELTQQIDDAAFTAGVHVREVGGEVLYEGGDQAAGPIGSIFKLWVLGAVVDAVAAGRLAWDDELVVDDAVRSLPSGELQDRPDGTKVTVREAADKMIAISDNTATDMLIRAVGREAVETAMVSMGHSDPDANTPLLTTRELFWLLFGEADLRALWSGAADDAEARRSVLERLPAGVPDLAAAAAATPGWQDGIDWFATPDDLAAAHASLQERARTDAGAPVRDILSANPGLDFGEKWTYVGFKGGSSIGVLAGSWYLEREEGAPVVITVLARADDATTLAAPAVALGWAQDAAAILAGP; this is encoded by the coding sequence GTGAGTTCCCCCATCGATACGCCTCCGCCCCGACCGTCCGCCGCCTCGCGCCGCCGTAGCGCAGCAGCCGTCGCCGTCGCCGCTGCGACTGCCGCGGTGCTCAGCGCCTGCTCGGCGGACCCCGCCCCCGCAGCGACGTCCGCCCCGTCCGCGACCCCGGTCGAGATTCCCGTCACGCCGGTCGGCGACCAGGTCCGCTGGGTGATGGACGAGATCAACGCCGACGCGGCCACCGATATCGAAGACATCGAGACGCACTTCGACGCCGCCGCTCTGGAGCAGCTCCCGCCCGCGCAGCTGCAGGAGGTGTTCGCGCAGATGCAGGCCGCGGCCCCGTGGACGGCGGTCGGGTACGACGGCGTCGAGACCGAGGCCCGCGTGACCATCGAGTCCGCTCAGGTGACCTACGACATGTCGATCTCGGTCACCCCCGACGCTCGCATCCAGATGCTCCTGTTCAGCCCGCCGCAGCCTGAGCGCACGCCCGCGGCGTCCTGGGACGAGCTCACTCAGCAGATCGACGACGCCGCCTTCACCGCCGGCGTGCACGTCCGGGAGGTCGGGGGCGAGGTGCTCTACGAGGGCGGTGACCAGGCCGCCGGACCCATCGGCTCCATCTTCAAGCTGTGGGTGCTCGGCGCCGTCGTCGACGCCGTCGCGGCCGGACGGCTCGCCTGGGACGACGAGCTGGTCGTCGACGACGCGGTGCGGAGCCTCCCCAGCGGCGAGCTGCAGGACCGTCCCGACGGCACGAAGGTGACCGTGCGGGAGGCCGCCGACAAGATGATCGCCATCAGTGACAACACCGCGACCGACATGCTCATCCGGGCCGTCGGACGCGAGGCGGTCGAAACCGCGATGGTCTCGATGGGGCACTCCGACCCCGACGCGAACACCCCGCTGTTGACGACACGCGAGCTGTTCTGGCTCCTCTTCGGCGAGGCCGACCTGCGTGCGCTCTGGAGCGGGGCCGCCGACGACGCCGAGGCGCGACGGTCGGTGCTGGAGCGGCTGCCGGCGGGTGTCCCCGACCTCGCGGCGGCGGCCGCGGCGACGCCGGGCTGGCAAGACGGCATCGACTGGTTCGCAACTCCAGACGACCTGGCCGCAGCCCACGCGTCGCTGCAGGAACGGGCCCGCACCGACGCGGGTGCGCCCGTGCGCGACATCCTGTCCGCCAACCCCGGGCTCGATTTCGGCGAGAAGTGGACGTACGTCGGTTTCAAGGGCGGCAGCTCCATCGGCGTGCTCGCCGGGTCGTGGTACCTCGAGCGGGAGGAGGGCGCGCCGGTCGTGATCACGGTGCTCGCACGCGCCGACGACGCCACGACGCTCGCCGCCCCCGCCGTGGCGCTCGGGTGGGCGCAGGACGCAGCCGCGATCCTCGCCGGCCCGTAG
- a CDS encoding PQQ-dependent sugar dehydrogenase produces MKRSTGTGILPRPMGSRAAVAVLLASTLLLSACTGAADPRPTDQEATPVPSETSTDPADAAPAPWRPTGDPADVVTQFEVPWSVVVLADGTQLVSQRDDGTILEVDTEGVSRVAGEIDLTAAVGEGGLLGIAVHEADGETLLYAYVTTADDNRVVRMPLEGDAGDRRLGDAEVVIDGIPRDRVHNGGRIAFGPDGLLYVATGDAGTPEAAQDPASLAGKILRLTPDGEPVADNPLGSEVYSLGHRNVQGLAWTQDGTMWASEFGQDRFDELNRIEAGGNYGWPDVEGESDDDRFIVPVVTWTPDEASPSGIAARGNTIFVAALRGERVWQIDVDGGALAGAPIALWEGELGRIRDAVVAGDDLWLLTNNTDGRGNAASGDDRLMRVSLTAGG; encoded by the coding sequence ATGAAGCGCTCGACGGGCACCGGCATCCTTCCGCGTCCGATGGGGTCGCGGGCGGCCGTGGCCGTACTGCTCGCGTCGACGCTGCTGCTGTCGGCGTGCACCGGGGCCGCCGACCCGCGACCCACCGACCAGGAGGCGACGCCCGTCCCCTCCGAGACGTCGACCGATCCCGCGGATGCCGCGCCGGCTCCGTGGCGTCCGACCGGCGACCCAGCCGACGTCGTCACGCAGTTCGAGGTGCCGTGGTCGGTCGTCGTGCTCGCCGATGGGACGCAGCTGGTCAGCCAGCGCGACGACGGGACGATCCTCGAGGTGGACACAGAGGGGGTGTCGCGCGTCGCCGGCGAGATCGACCTCACCGCCGCGGTCGGTGAGGGCGGGCTCCTGGGCATCGCCGTTCACGAGGCGGACGGCGAGACGCTCCTCTACGCGTACGTGACCACGGCCGACGACAACCGCGTCGTGCGGATGCCGCTCGAGGGCGACGCCGGTGATCGCCGGCTCGGCGACGCGGAGGTCGTGATCGACGGCATCCCGCGCGACCGCGTCCACAACGGCGGCCGCATCGCGTTCGGACCGGACGGTCTGCTCTACGTGGCGACGGGAGATGCCGGCACGCCCGAGGCGGCGCAGGACCCCGCTTCGCTCGCGGGCAAGATCCTGCGCCTGACGCCCGACGGTGAGCCGGTCGCCGACAATCCTCTCGGGTCGGAGGTGTATTCCCTCGGCCATCGCAACGTGCAGGGCCTCGCGTGGACGCAGGACGGCACGATGTGGGCGAGCGAGTTCGGACAGGACCGCTTCGACGAGCTCAACCGCATCGAGGCGGGCGGCAACTACGGCTGGCCCGATGTCGAGGGCGAGTCGGACGATGACCGCTTCATCGTACCGGTGGTCACCTGGACACCCGACGAGGCGAGCCCGAGCGGCATCGCGGCGCGCGGGAACACGATCTTCGTGGCGGCGTTGCGCGGCGAACGCGTGTGGCAGATCGATGTCGATGGCGGTGCTCTCGCCGGCGCGCCGATCGCCCTCTGGGAAGGCGAGCTGGGGCGGATCCGCGATGCGGTCGTCGCTGGCGATGACCTCTGGCTGCTCACGAACAACACCGACGGGCGCGGCAACGCCGCGTCCGGCGACGACCGACTCATGCGGGTGTCACTGACGGCCGGCGGCTGA
- a CDS encoding NYN domain-containing protein, producing MTERVTWLLVDGENIDATLGQSILGRRPLPDERPRWDRLLQFVGDQWKQPARGLFFLNASNHLPMSFVQALLALDYKPVPLSGDVDEKVVDIAIQRTLAALKERDDDVVLVSHDRDFVGEVAALTGPDRRVGVLAFSEFRSSELTAIPGVEFFDLEYDVHAFDAPLPRVRVIPIESFDPWEFLA from the coding sequence ATGACCGAACGCGTGACGTGGTTGCTCGTCGACGGCGAGAACATCGACGCGACGCTCGGCCAATCGATCCTCGGACGGCGTCCGTTGCCGGATGAACGGCCCCGGTGGGACCGTCTGCTGCAGTTCGTCGGCGATCAGTGGAAGCAGCCCGCGCGCGGTCTGTTCTTCCTCAACGCCAGCAACCACCTGCCGATGTCGTTCGTCCAGGCGCTGCTGGCGCTCGACTACAAGCCGGTCCCGCTGTCGGGCGACGTCGACGAGAAGGTCGTGGACATCGCCATCCAGCGCACGCTCGCCGCGCTGAAGGAGCGCGACGACGACGTCGTCCTGGTCAGCCATGACCGCGACTTCGTCGGTGAGGTCGCGGCGCTGACCGGACCCGACCGCCGGGTCGGCGTGCTGGCTTTCTCGGAATTCCGCAGCAGTGAGCTCACCGCCATACCCGGAGTCGAGTTCTTCGACCTCGAATACGACGTCCACGCCTTCGATGCCCCGCTGCCGCGCGTCCGCGTCATCCCGATCGAGTCGTTCGACCCGTGGGAGTTCCTGGCCTGA